GGGTTCTCGCGCTTGACCGCCGAGACACGACCGCGTCTGCACCGACATGAGAGCGTACGTCATCCGCCGCGTCCTGCTGCTGATCCCGACCTTCTTCCTGCTGACGATTCTGGTGTTCCTGTCGGTGCGGTTCATACCGGGGGACGCCGTCGACCTCCTGATGTTCAGAATGGCGGAGGCGGCCGGCGGTGGCACCGCCATCGACCGGGCGGCGCTGGAGCGGCGGCTGGGGCTGGACGTGCCGGTGCACGTGCAGTACGCGCGCTGGATGGGAGCGATCCTGCTGCGCGGCGACCTGGGCACCCCGCTGCTGCGGCCGGAACCGGTCGGGGAGTTGATCGGCGGCCGGCTGCCGACCACCATCGAATTGGGCTTGGTGGCGGTGATCGTGGGGGTGCTGATCGGGGTGCCGATCGGCATCTACTCGGCGGTGCGGCAGGACACGGTCGGCGACTACGTGGGGCGTTCCTTCGCCATCTTCGGACTGGCCACGCCCAACTTCTGGCTGGCCACCATCATCCTGGTGTTTCCGGCGATCTGGTGGGGGTGGTCGCCGCCGTTGCGCCTGATGCGGCTGAGCGACGACCCGGTGCGCCACTTCAGCATGTTCATCGTGCCGGGCCTGATCCTGGGCACCTACCTGGCGGCCAGCACCATGCGCATGACCCGCACCATGATGCTGGAGGTGCTGCGGCAGGACTACATTCGCACCGCCTGGGCCAAGGGCCTGCGCGAGCGGCTGGTGATCCTGCGCCACGTGATCAGGAACGCGCTGATCCCGGTGGTGACGCTGGTGGGGCTGCAGGTACCTATCATCGTCGGCGGCTCGGTGATCATGGAGCAGATGTTCGCCATCCCGGGCCTGGGGCGGCTGATGATCGACGCCCTGTTCGACCGCGACTACCCGCTGATATCGGGGATCAACCTGTTCTTCGCCGTCGCGGTGATGGTGATCAACCTGCTGGTCGACGTGCTGTACGCCTACCTGGACCCGCGCGTCCACTACGGGTGACGGCGTGCCGGGTCCAAAAATGCTGACCAGCGGTCGTCCTCGAAATCGCGGAGTGACGGAGGCGACACCATGGGTGAGGTGACCGCGCCGAAGTCGCTACCGGAGCGGGGGGCGAAGGGGCAGTCGTTCGTGCGCGACCTGCTGCGCCGGCTGATCAGGGAGCGGCCGGTGGGCGCGGTCAGCGGTGCGGTCGTGCTGCTGCTGTGCCTGGTGGCGATCTTCGCCGACCTGCTGGCGCCGTATCACTTCATGGAAATGACCATGATCGACCGGCTCAAGGGGCCGTCGGGCACCTACCCGCTGGGCACCGACCACATCGGCCGCGACCTGTTCAGCCGCCTGCTGTACGGGGCGCGGGTGTCGCTGGGGGTGGGGTTCGCCGCCACCACCCTGAGCGTGGTGGTGTCGCTGCTGATCGGCGGGGTGGCGGGGTTCGTGGGCGGCAAGGTGGACCTGGCGGTGCAGCGCCTGGTGGACGCCTGGATGTCGTTTCCGGGCCTGCTGCTGCTGCTGACCATCATGACCATCGTCGGCCAGGGCATCCCGCAGATCATCGGCATGCTGGCGCTGGCCTCCGGGGTGGCCAACTCGCGGGTGGTGCGGGGGGCGGTGATCGGCATCAAGGGCAACGCCTACTTCGAGGCGGCGCACGCGATCGGCAGCCCGTCGTGGCGGACGCTGCTGCGCCACGTGTGGCCGAACATCACGGCGCCGATCATCATCATCTACTCGATCACGATCGGCTGGGCGATCATCGCGGAGGCGTCCTTGAGCTTCCTGGGCTTCGGGCTGCCGCCGGACGTGCCGAGCTGGGGCACGATGCTGAGCCGGGAGGGGCGGCAGTACATGGAGATGGCGCCGCGGCTGGCGATGTGGCCGGGGGTGGCGCTGACGCTGGTGGTGTACTGCCTGAACATGGTAGGCGACGCGCTGCGCGACCTGCTCGACCCGCGCCTGCGCGGCGGCGGCGGGGTGGCCGGCGGCGTAGGCGCCCGCGCCGCCGAGCGCGCCACCCGGGCCCTGCAAAAGCTGGAACGATCCCGCTGAAATGCGGCGCGTTCGACCTGATCGCAAATCGATTCGATGCGTGGCTCACCTTCCCGTGGCGCCACAGCCATCCGCTGCATGCTGCTGCTGATCCCGGCGTCCTTCGCGTTGACGATTCTGCGCTGCTTTCGGTGCGGTTTACTCCGCGCTTGATGCGGTTTGCTTCGCGCGACGTCGTCGGTTGGCCGACAAGCGTACAAGTTCAGGAAAGTCCCCTGTGCCGCCGCACATTGAGCGCCTTCCACTCGAGCAGCGGCTGGGCCTGGATGCGTTCCCGCAGGGTCGTGTCAGACGTCAAGATCGATGCGTCGACTTCCCCTCGGTCCAGCAGCAGGTCCAGGAATGCGCGCTCGGCGTCGGTGAATGGGAGCACGATGGAAAGCGCCCTCCTGCACTCTTCGACAAGACGCGCCCCGTACTCCGCCAATGCCTCCTGCTCTGGCGGTTGGCGGATGCGAAGGGCGGGGCCGAGTTGCCTCGCCAATTCCGCACTGTCGAAATCCACATCGTCGACCGAGACGGTCCGCCAATCCTTGCGGTTCATGCCCCCGTAGACAACGAAGGCGATGCGGAGGCGTTCGGCCTGGAGCTCGTCGGTATCGAGAACGCGATGGCAGTCGAAGAGGTCTCTCGCCTGCCGGCGCGAGAACAGCGCCGAGAGCTTCCCGGCCGCAAGTTCGTGCAGGTCGAGAACAGGAATACCCCTGGCCTGGAACTCCCCGAGCGGGTGAGAGTCGGCATGGTGAATCTCCCAGAGCGGCTGTCTATACATGAAGTTGAAATCCACATCGAGGTTTGCGGGCTGCCCGGTGAAGCTCGGGTAGCTCAACCGCCACGTTCCGCCGGCGTGTTCGCTCGGCACCCTCCGAACGGCGAACCTTCACGGGAAAACACCGTCTGGGCCGCGTGCTCGATCTTGGGGCGGTCCGCCCGCATCTCCTCGCGCTCCAGCGCGCCGATATAGTTGAGATCGATGTCCACGGACAGCCTCGGATGGCGCAGGACGAACAGGTTCAAGGCGGTACCGCCCTTCAGGACCCACTTCCCTCTCAGTGCAGGGTGGGAGTTCAGGACGTTCAGGAGATGCACCAGATGGAGGACCTTCTCGACCGTGCCCTCGTCGAACCCGTCGGGTCTGGCTATGGGCAGGATTTCCGCCGTGGAGAATCTCACAGCACCTCCCCCCAGGACCGGTTCAGGATCTCGGACGGAATCATGAGGTTCCAACCCTTGACCCACTGGCACCCTTTGCGCCTGGCCCGCGCCAGATAGTGGGGCTGCTGCGGGCGGAGATCACGCAGCGCATCGAGATGCGTCTCTTCCACCATCAGCGGCTCGCGGTGCTGCTCGAGGAAGAACCCCACCTTTGCGGCGGTGGTCGCATTCTCCAGCAGCCGGGTATACTCGACGACCTGATCCAGGCTGAAGAATTCCACCGACTCCAAAGAGCGCCATATCTCTTCCCAGCTACCGGTCAGGTCGGGACGGTCCAGCACATCGACCAGGGTTCGTTCGTGGTTGGTCACTCGGAGTTGCACTCCTGAGCGATTGTGGCTGGTGACACCGAACATTTCCTGGCCGCTCGCCAGCAGCGGTGGTGGCACGGGTGCGCCCTGAAACTCACGAGATTGGAAGGTGAGGGGAAGCGACTTGTTCGCCGACACGTAGACCAGCCTCCAATGCACCGAGTACGCTCTGCCGTGGAATTCCAGTGCCGTGTGGTAGGCTAATACCGCGTCCTCGGTCATCTTGGCCGCGACCAGATAGGGATTGACCGTCATGGAGGCCGGGTCCATGCCCCAGGGCACGGTCGCATACAGGCCGCGCCGCACGTGGAGGATGCGACCCTGCTTGCGGTGGTAGGCCAACAGCGAACTGCGCGTACTCGTGTTGCGTGACCCCCGGTCGGACAGAAACCGGTCCAGCTCTTCGACCGTGAACACCGCGTGCCGCTGCAGAAAGTGGTTGAGCCTGTCGGGGCCGTTCGTTTGATGATCGGTCGACATAGTGGCATTTATTTTAGCATTGTCTAGGAAATTTGTCAAGTGTACAGACGGGGTGAATGACACCACCCACCGCTTGGGATAGCAGTCGTAGTTCAAGCCGAGGTGTTCGGCCGACGGGGGAGTATCGTGCTGCAGCTCGCCCTGGACACCGGTGCTACTGGAAACCATGATCAATGTCGGACCCCTTGCAGCCGTAGGGTATGACCCGTCGTTGCAGACTGAACGGATCCAGGTCACGACTGGAAGCGGCGTAGAATATGCTTTGGTAACCACCAACCGGCCAAACCCGGCCAAACGCGTGCACTTGACGGATGCCGGACTGGTGGTAAAGTGATGGCTCCGGGAGGAGGACAAGCGCGGATGAAGCGCGATCACACAGCCCGCCGCCGCCCGTTCGCTGCAAGCGCTAGCGCTCCGTCCTGCTCCGTCCTGCTCCGTCCTGCTCCGTCCTGCTCCGTCCGTCGAAAACCAAGCACTCGGTAACTGACCGTTCTCTACGCTCACCGAGCCACGTCCACCGCTCTGCCGCCATCCGCGCCGCTGACGACGTAGCGGCTCCCGTTCATATCCACACCCATCGCACCACGCTCATCCGAGGCGGCGCTCGCGGCGCCTTTGGGTGCGACGACTACCATGACCATTCCAGAAGGCCGGAGTTTCCGGCCCAAGACCACGGGTTCCGGGGCGCAGTCCCGTTCCCGACAACGAGGAGGAGTACGTCATGACTCCAAGACTCATACTGCCGGCGCTGGTGTTCGCGCTGGTGGCTACCGTTACGTTCGCCGCCGCCGAGGGCGAGGAAGCATCCGCGGCCGAGAAGGAGATGGTGCTCGACCCGAGCACCGGCGAGATGGTGACCGCACCCGAGTATGGCGGCACGATCCGACCGATCGTCAACTTCAAGAACGAGGGCATCGATCCCTATTACAGCTACACTTCCGGATTCTGGGTTTCGCTGACCAACGAGAAACTGGGGGGAGTGGACTGGGCAGTCGACCGGAGCGTGGTCGGCTTCGACACGCTGTACCTGCCCAACGTGGTCGTCACCGGGCTGCTGGCCGAGAGCTGGGAGAACCCGGATCCGCTCACCTACGTGTTCAAGATCCGCGACGGCGTGTTCTGGCACGACAAGGCGCCGGTGAACGGTCGCCAGCTTACGGCGCACGATGTCAAGTTCCACTACGAGCGGATCGTGGGACTCAGCGGTGAGAAGAGCGCGGAAAGCTCCGGAGAGCTGTACGACGAGCTGTCGGTCGCGTCGATCACGGCTCCCGACGATTTCACCCTGGTAGTCAAACTGAACAAGCCCGATCTCCGAGCCCAGAATGCCCTTCTCTTGGACTTCGGTGCGTGGATAGTGCCGCCCGAGGTGGTCGAGCAATTCGGGGACATTCAAGACTGGCGCAACGTGGTCGGAACGGGTCCCTATCAGCTGACCGACGTGGTGGAGGGCAGCTCGTGGACCTACACCAAGAACGATAACTACTGGCGCAACGACCCGAAATTCCCCGACAACCGGTTGCCCTACGCGGACAAGGTCGAGTACATCATCGTCAACGACCCCGCGGCCATCACCTCACTGATGCGCTCGGGGCAGGCGGACTATATGGGGTTCCCTCTCAACTCGCATCTGACCAGTGTCGATGCGGCGGTGAGTCTGCAGAAGACCAGTCCCAACCTGGTGCTCCACCCGTTTTCCTTTCGCTCGGAAACGGCGTTCAGTTTCAACAACCAAAAGCCGCCCTGGAACGACATCCGGGTGCGCCGGGCCCTCAGCATGGCCATAGACCAGGAGTCCATCGCCGAGAACTACATGCAGGGTTGGGGCGATGCAAGCCCGCACGGTCCCACTGGCGCCAAGGTGCTCGGGTACGCCGTCCCGTTCGACGAGTGGCCCCAGGAGACCAAGCAGTACTATCGGTTCGACCCCGAGGCGGCCGAGAAGCTGCTGGAGGAGGCCGGCTATCCGCGGGGCGAGGACGGCATTCGCTTCAGCACCGTCTATGAGCACTTCGAATTCTACGACCTCGGCTACTACCAGATCGCCATGGATTACCTCAGGCAGATCGGCATCGACGTCGAGATCCAGGTAAGAACTCGCGCGGAGTTGGGCGCATTAGTTACGAACCGCACCTACCTCGGTCTGCTCTCGAATGTATGGGCCGCCGAGTATCCCGATGGCCTCGCCCCGCTTGCCCAATACTCGTCTAAAAACCTAAACCATTTGAACATCCAGGACCCCGTATTCGAAGAGTACTACGAGAACGCGACGGCCGCTACCACGATAGAGGAGCAGCAGGAGTGGGCGCGGAAGGCCAACCTGCGTTTGGCCGAGCAGCTGGTGGTGATCAGGGGCCCCATAGCGCCCCTGTTCGGTGCGACCCAACCATGGTTAAAGGGCTACAACGGAGAAGGCGAGCTCGGCCGCATGAACCGTGCTGGCATCTTCCAGTACCTCTGGATCGACCAGGACCTGAAGCGGGAGCTTGGATTCTGAATCAATCGCCCGTAGGGCGATTGAAACGGGAGTCGCTGCGCGACTCCATGAGCGACTGAATCAACACGGGGCCCGCCCTCGGGCGGGCTCCACGAGCTAAACGGCTTTCCCGTTGCGTCACCCGGTGAGTCGAGAGCTGGGGGTCGTGGGCGTTCCATGCGCGCGTCTTCCAGCTCTCTCATTCTGACTAGAGAGCAACATCGAGACATGGCATCTGAGTCGACATGAGATCGTACATTATCCGGCGTGTCCTGCTCCTGATCCCCACCTTCTTCCTGCTGACGATTCTGGTGTTCCTCTCGGTGCGGTTCATACCGGGCGACGTCATCGACCTCCTCATGTTCCGGATGCTGGAGGGCGGCGGCAGCGCCTTTGACCGAGCGGAGGTCGAACGGCGGCTGGGGCTGGACGTGCCGGTGCACGTGCAGTACGGCCGCTGGATGGGGGCCATCATACTGCGCGGCGATCTGGGCAGACCGCTGGCTCGGCCGGAGCCGGTCGGCCAGCTGATCGCTGGCCGGCTGCCGACCACCATCGAATTGGGCCTGGTGGCGGTGATCGTGGGGCTCCTGATCGGAGTGCCGATCGGCATCTACTCGGCGGTGCGGCAGGACACGGTGGGCGACTACGTGGGCCGCTCCTTTGCCATCTTCGGGCTGGCCACGCCCA
This genomic interval from Spirochaetaceae bacterium contains the following:
- a CDS encoding ABC transporter permease encodes the protein MRAYVIRRVLLLIPTFFLLTILVFLSVRFIPGDAVDLLMFRMAEAAGGGTAIDRAALERRLGLDVPVHVQYARWMGAILLRGDLGTPLLRPEPVGELIGGRLPTTIELGLVAVIVGVLIGVPIGIYSAVRQDTVGDYVGRSFAIFGLATPNFWLATIILVFPAIWWGWSPPLRLMRLSDDPVRHFSMFIVPGLILGTYLAASTMRMTRTMMLEVLRQDYIRTAWAKGLRERLVILRHVIRNALIPVVTLVGLQVPIIVGGSVIMEQMFAIPGLGRLMIDALFDRDYPLISGINLFFAVAVMVINLLVDVLYAYLDPRVHYG
- a CDS encoding ABC transporter permease, whose product is MGEVTAPKSLPERGAKGQSFVRDLLRRLIRERPVGAVSGAVVLLLCLVAIFADLLAPYHFMEMTMIDRLKGPSGTYPLGTDHIGRDLFSRLLYGARVSLGVGFAATTLSVVVSLLIGGVAGFVGGKVDLAVQRLVDAWMSFPGLLLLLTIMTIVGQGIPQIIGMLALASGVANSRVVRGAVIGIKGNAYFEAAHAIGSPSWRTLLRHVWPNITAPIIIIYSITIGWAIIAEASLSFLGFGLPPDVPSWGTMLSREGRQYMEMAPRLAMWPGVALTLVVYCLNMVGDALRDLLDPRLRGGGGVAGGVGARAAERATRALQKLERSR
- a CDS encoding nucleotidyl transferase AbiEii/AbiGii toxin family protein, which produces MSYPSFTGQPANLDVDFNFMYRQPLWEIHHADSHPLGEFQARGIPVLDLHELAAGKLSALFSRRQARDLFDCHRVLDTDELQAERLRIAFVVYGGMNRKDWRTVSVDDVDFDSAELARQLGPALRIRQPPEQEALAEYGARLVEECRRALSIVLPFTDAERAFLDLLLDRGEVDASILTSDTTLRERIQAQPLLEWKALNVRRHRGLS
- a CDS encoding nucleotidyl transferase AbiEii/AbiGii toxin family protein gives rise to the protein MRFSTAEILPIARPDGFDEGTVEKVLHLVHLLNVLNSHPALRGKWVLKGGTALNLFVLRHPRLSVDIDLNYIGALEREEMRADRPKIEHAAQTVFSREGSPFGGCRANTPAERGG
- a CDS encoding ABC transporter substrate-binding protein: MTPRLILPALVFALVATVTFAAAEGEEASAAEKEMVLDPSTGEMVTAPEYGGTIRPIVNFKNEGIDPYYSYTSGFWVSLTNEKLGGVDWAVDRSVVGFDTLYLPNVVVTGLLAESWENPDPLTYVFKIRDGVFWHDKAPVNGRQLTAHDVKFHYERIVGLSGEKSAESSGELYDELSVASITAPDDFTLVVKLNKPDLRAQNALLLDFGAWIVPPEVVEQFGDIQDWRNVVGTGPYQLTDVVEGSSWTYTKNDNYWRNDPKFPDNRLPYADKVEYIIVNDPAAITSLMRSGQADYMGFPLNSHLTSVDAAVSLQKTSPNLVLHPFSFRSETAFSFNNQKPPWNDIRVRRALSMAIDQESIAENYMQGWGDASPHGPTGAKVLGYAVPFDEWPQETKQYYRFDPEAAEKLLEEAGYPRGEDGIRFSTVYEHFEFYDLGYYQIAMDYLRQIGIDVEIQVRTRAELGALVTNRTYLGLLSNVWAAEYPDGLAPLAQYSSKNLNHLNIQDPVFEEYYENATAATTIEEQQEWARKANLRLAEQLVVIRGPIAPLFGATQPWLKGYNGEGELGRMNRAGIFQYLWIDQDLKRELGF
- a CDS encoding ABC transporter permease, translating into MRSYIIRRVLLLIPTFFLLTILVFLSVRFIPGDVIDLLMFRMLEGGGSAFDRAEVERRLGLDVPVHVQYGRWMGAIILRGDLGRPLARPEPVGQLIAGRLPTTIELGLVAVIVGLLIGVPIGIYSAVRQDTVGDYVGRSFAIFGLATPNFWLATIILVFPAIWWGWSPPLRLMRLSDDPVRHFSMFIVPGLILGTYLAASTMRMTRTMMLEVLRQDYIRTAWAKGLRERLV